The Dehalobacter sp. DCM sequence TGCAGCGTGTTTTCTTTCCCGTGTCAGCAATTGGCAGTTAAGCTCACAAAAGATTCACATGGATGTTTCCGAATGGCTGAAAACAGCTGAGGCATACGGTGGACTCTGGCTTCCCGCGCATGCCTTTACCCCGCATAAAGGATTATATGGCGCTTGCTGCTCCAGGATTCCGGATGTATTGTCCGTATTTCCTGCCGCGTTAGAGATGGGGCTCAGTGCGGACAGAAGGATGGCGCAAGGTATTTCCGAACTGGATGATGTGGTTTTGTTCAGTAATTCGGATGCGCATTCGCTTCCGAATATTGCCCGTGAATATAATGAAATGCATCTCAGCGATCTCTCATTTAATGGATTAGAGGCGATTATCAAGAAAAAAAGCGGTCAATTGTATAGAAACTTTGGGCTTCATCCTCGCATAGGCAAGTACCATCGGACGTTTTGCCTTGATTGCTCCCAAGTGGTAAGTGGTGAAGCGCCAATGCTGATTTGCCCTGTTTGTCACTCGCATCATGTAGTTCCTGGCGTCCTGGACAGGCTTGCTCACATAGCCGATCGAGAGATTACCACGTATCAGTCTGATCCTAACTATGTGTATCGTGTGCCATTAGCCTATTTGCCCGGTATTGGTTCCAAGACATATCAGCGGCTATTAAATAAGTTTGGCACGGAGTTAACGGTATACCATGAGGCCGAATTCGATGACCTTTCATCCGTAGTGGGAGACAAAACGGCACGAATAATTATGCAGGCAAAGGTTGGCACATTGAAATTTACCACAGGGGGCGGGGGATTTTTCGGTCGTGTCACGACATAGTTTTTTAATTTGCTGAATATGATTCCTTGAGGGACAAGTCTCGAGGAGGTTCAACAATGAAAAAGCTTGTATTTGAACATATCCGTCGTTTCTGGGTTATTTATTTGACGCTCTGCTGCGTTTTTTTAGCCGGATGTGCTTTTGGTGCAGTCGGTATCAATTCTTTAGGAACGGACAAAGCTCAGGAACTCACCGATTTTTTGAATAAACTCCTTGGAGGTCAGCCGGATATACTGAATACCCTATTCCTGCAACAATTAGCTCGCGATAACTTTATTATTATGGCTGCCATATTGATCTTAGGGCTAACGGTGATTGGCGCGCCTCTGGTTTATTTGATTGTTTTTAGTCGGGGCTTTATTCTTGGGTTTACTATCGCCTTTATTCTCCATGCGAAGCAGTGGGCCGGATTAGGGCTTCTCCTTATAACGGTTGTATGCCCGTCTTTGATCGCGGTGCCCTGCTTACTCTTTGGGTCAGGAATGGCAACAGTTTTTTCTTTTCTATTGCTTCAAGGAAAACTCAAAGGTGACTTTTTAAAGAGAGACTTCTTCCATTATTGTGCTGCAGGCTTTTTGGTATCCTTAGGTGCATTGGCCGCCGGTGTACTACAGGGGTATTTTTCAACGTTGGGGATCAGATTTTTAGGATACTAAATTCTGTAGGGGACAGAGGGCGGACAGCGGGACGTAGACCGGAGACAGAGGGACGTAGACCTTTGTCTCCTTTTTGGACGCAAAAGGGGACAAAGGTCTACGTCCCTCTGTCTCCCCTCTGTCCCCCGTTGCTATTTTTGTGGGATGTACTATAATTTCTAATAGAAGTATGTGCAATTCTGAAGGAGAATTCGAAATGAATATGAAATTTATCAAAAAGGTGCCTACAGCGGAGGAAATCATTGCGCAAATACCGCTGCCGGACCACATTAAAATAATCAAACAAAAAAGGGATCAGGAGATCAGGAAAATATTAGAGGGAGAAGACAACCGCTTTATCCTGATCATCGGTCCCTGTTCCGCCGACAATGAGGATTCTGTATGCGAATATATTGGCAGATTAGCGCAAGTTCAAGAAAAAGTAAAAGACACGATTCTGATCATTCCGCGGATCTATACGAATAAACCACGAACAACCGGTGAAGGGTATAAAGGCATGATCCATCAACCGGACCCAAGTAAAGAACCCGACCTCTGCGAAGGTATCAAAGCGATCCGCAGCCTGCATATCCGGGCATTGACAGAATTTTATATGCCGGCTGCCGATGAAATGCTCTACCCGGAGAATTACATGTATTTACTGGATGTTCTGGGCTATATTGCGGTTGGTGCACGTTCGGTGGAAAATCAACAGCATCGTTTGACCGTCAGTGGCGTCTCAACGCCGGTGGGAATGAAAAATCCAACCAGCGGTGATTTGACCGTCATGCTGAATTCAATCTATGCAGCACAGCAGAGCCACAATTTCATCTATAACGGTTGGGAAATCGAAACAACGGGGAATCCCTTAGCCCATGCGATTTTGCGCGGGGCGGTGGATGCCTCAGGGCGTAATATACCGAATTACCATTATGAAGACTTGATAAATATCGCGTATGAATACGAAAAACAGCCGATGGTTAACCCGGCTATTATAGTCGATACAAATCATGCCAACTCGATGAAACGCTATGCGGAGCAGCCACGCATCGCCCGGGAAGTATTAATTAGCCGAACCTATGATTCTCTTCTGAATAAAATGATCAAGGGATTGATGATCGAAAGTTATCTTTTCGAAGGGCGCCAAGATATTGGTGAAAATATTTATGGCAAATCGATCACCGATGCTTGCCTGGGATGGGAAGATACAGAAAGACTGATCTATCGCATCGCAGAAAAGGTATAATTCGGAGTCTAAGGAGAAAAAAGTGCTATTAGAAGAACAAAGAAGACAAGTTATTGAAACTGCACGCGAGGCACTGCAAACGGGTCTGATCATGCTGACCACAGGAAATTTCAGTCTGCGCGATCCGGAAACCGGCTATATGTGTATCACCCCCAGCGGAATGGATTATCAGCAAGTTACCCCGGCAGATATCGTGGTCATGGATACAAAGGGTACAATCATCGATGGTGACAGAAAGCCATCGATTGAAGGTTCCCTACATCGATTTGCCTATGAGAAGAGGCCCGATATTTTTGGCGTATGTCATTCCCATTCCCCTTATGCAACGGCATGGGCAAGTGTCGAAGAACCATTTCCGCTTATCGTAGCGGAGCTTGCAGGCATGCTTGGCAGCAATCTTATGACTGCGCCATTTTTCCCCATGGGATCTATGGAGCTGGCTGAAGTTACGATTCGTGTTTTAGGCAATCAAAACGCCGTCCTGATGAGTAATCATGGACAGCTGACAGTGGGACCTTCTTTACCAAAAGCCTTAGCTCACGCCCGGTTAATTGAGGAGGCCGCTAAAATTGCCTGTTTTGCTAAGTCAATAGGAACACCCCGAATCATATCTGAAGAAAAGGCTGAATCGCTGAAGAAATGGCTGGCAACTCACTATGGGCAACAATAATACTCAAATACGTGACCAGGAGGAAATCATGTCACACAATAAGGTCAAAAAAGAGACGGGGATATTCGATTATAAAGAGATCTTAGACGATGTTAAAACGTGGGTCCGGGAAGTAGGCCGGATCCAAAGAGATAACCTTCGCAAAGAGAATCTTCTGGTAGAGACGAAGTCCACTGAAGTGGATTTAGTTACGGAAATTGATAAGCTGTCAGAAAAATATTTTTTAGACGCCATCATGGAAAAATATCCGGATCATAGTATCCTCTCGGAAGAAGCCGGTGTATACGGTGAGGAAACTTCCGACTATCTCTGGGTCATCGATCCATTGGATGGCACGACGAACTATGCTCAAGGCTTACCGATATTCGCAATATCGGTTGCATTACAGTACAAGAAGGAAACCGTCTTAGGTGTCGTTTATTTGCCGATGCTTGAATTGAT is a genomic window containing:
- a CDS encoding stage II sporulation protein M; translated protein: MKKLVFEHIRRFWVIYLTLCCVFLAGCAFGAVGINSLGTDKAQELTDFLNKLLGGQPDILNTLFLQQLARDNFIIMAAILILGLTVIGAPLVYLIVFSRGFILGFTIAFILHAKQWAGLGLLLITVVCPSLIAVPCLLFGSGMATVFSFLLLQGKLKGDFLKRDFFHYCAAGFLVSLGALAAGVLQGYFSTLGIRFLGY
- a CDS encoding 3-deoxy-7-phosphoheptulonate synthase encodes the protein MNMKFIKKVPTAEEIIAQIPLPDHIKIIKQKRDQEIRKILEGEDNRFILIIGPCSADNEDSVCEYIGRLAQVQEKVKDTILIIPRIYTNKPRTTGEGYKGMIHQPDPSKEPDLCEGIKAIRSLHIRALTEFYMPAADEMLYPENYMYLLDVLGYIAVGARSVENQQHRLTVSGVSTPVGMKNPTSGDLTVMLNSIYAAQQSHNFIYNGWEIETTGNPLAHAILRGAVDASGRNIPNYHYEDLINIAYEYEKQPMVNPAIIVDTNHANSMKRYAEQPRIAREVLISRTYDSLLNKMIKGLMIESYLFEGRQDIGENIYGKSITDACLGWEDTERLIYRIAEKV
- a CDS encoding endonuclease Q family protein codes for the protein MNYADLHIHIGRSLDGKAVKITASPNLTLPEVIRVSRDIKGLHMIGIVDSHTRGVIRDYNELIAQGFLHAISGGGYQSGNLVIIPGIEAELQVGHGHAHFLVYFPTITVLQEFAACFLSRVSNWQLSSQKIHMDVSEWLKTAEAYGGLWLPAHAFTPHKGLYGACCSRIPDVLSVFPAALEMGLSADRRMAQGISELDDVVLFSNSDAHSLPNIAREYNEMHLSDLSFNGLEAIIKKKSGQLYRNFGLHPRIGKYHRTFCLDCSQVVSGEAPMLICPVCHSHHVVPGVLDRLAHIADREITTYQSDPNYVYRVPLAYLPGIGSKTYQRLLNKFGTELTVYHEAEFDDLSSVVGDKTARIIMQAKVGTLKFTTGGGGFFGRVTT
- a CDS encoding class II aldolase/adducin family protein, with protein sequence MLLEEQRRQVIETAREALQTGLIMLTTGNFSLRDPETGYMCITPSGMDYQQVTPADIVVMDTKGTIIDGDRKPSIEGSLHRFAYEKRPDIFGVCHSHSPYATAWASVEEPFPLIVAELAGMLGSNLMTAPFFPMGSMELAEVTIRVLGNQNAVLMSNHGQLTVGPSLPKALAHARLIEEAAKIACFAKSIGTPRIISEEKAESLKKWLATHYGQQ